In Leptospira stimsonii, the following proteins share a genomic window:
- the murJ gene encoding murein biosynthesis integral membrane protein MurJ, which produces MSNAASRSIALSFYTFLSRILGLVRDHFMAVSFGTGMVASAFSVAYRLPNMFRNLLAEGTLSQSFMPLYAESGKISEEEAKVMSGAVLSFLFFVLSLLVGVMFLFSPLFLPILVGGTKEYSNLVIELTYILFFLIVTASLSAIFMAISNSKNRFFVPSLSPIILNLSYLFVFIGLFPFISDLHDRVIVLCSAIVTGGLIQFLVQAWFVWKKGDLPKINWNWKHPAIKKIFRLMIPAALGGGFYQLSLLVDIFLANWVQNHNPGLGAVVSLDYAQRLVQLPTGIIGVALATTILPALLQSLKNERWSEVGTELSAALEFAIFLTVPAAIGMSLLSGPILDSIYFGGKWDHLATHTAVLPLIFYSIAIPFFSINKILISSYYAFQDTKTPLKIQSASFTINIILNLSLVWFLKHSAIALASAISASITFFLLGFLLKKHRVEFPWFSLLKKVSKMILPFFILGTYLIFHNLFLYSPILNYLEEGGVSYAQASRINLCLVIFPAMILFFVSSLVFRVEGIYLLVGRFRKKHRVA; this is translated from the coding sequence TTGTCCAACGCCGCCTCGCGAAGTATCGCCCTTTCGTTTTATACGTTTTTATCCAGAATTCTCGGTCTTGTGAGAGATCATTTTATGGCCGTTTCCTTCGGAACCGGCATGGTCGCCTCCGCATTTTCGGTCGCTTATCGTCTTCCCAATATGTTTCGGAATCTTTTGGCGGAGGGAACACTTTCCCAATCCTTTATGCCTCTCTACGCGGAGTCCGGTAAGATCAGCGAAGAAGAAGCCAAGGTGATGAGCGGGGCCGTTCTTTCCTTTTTGTTTTTCGTGCTTTCGCTTCTCGTCGGAGTGATGTTTTTGTTTTCCCCCTTGTTTCTTCCGATTCTCGTGGGAGGAACGAAAGAATATTCTAATTTAGTAATAGAGCTTACCTATATCCTCTTTTTTCTGATCGTCACCGCGAGTCTTTCGGCGATTTTTATGGCGATCTCGAATTCTAAAAATCGTTTTTTTGTTCCTTCTCTTTCCCCGATCATCTTAAATCTAAGTTATCTTTTTGTCTTTATCGGTTTGTTTCCGTTTATCTCAGATCTTCACGACAGGGTGATCGTTCTTTGTTCGGCGATCGTTACGGGAGGTTTGATACAATTTCTCGTGCAGGCCTGGTTTGTTTGGAAAAAGGGAGATCTGCCTAAGATCAATTGGAATTGGAAACATCCCGCGATCAAAAAGATCTTTCGTTTGATGATTCCCGCCGCGTTAGGAGGAGGGTTTTATCAACTGAGTCTTCTTGTGGATATTTTTCTCGCGAATTGGGTTCAGAATCACAATCCGGGTTTGGGTGCCGTTGTCAGTTTGGATTATGCGCAGAGGCTCGTTCAACTTCCAACCGGAATCATCGGAGTCGCACTTGCCACCACGATTCTTCCCGCTCTTCTTCAATCCTTAAAGAACGAACGTTGGTCCGAGGTAGGAACGGAATTGTCCGCGGCTCTTGAGTTCGCGATCTTTCTAACGGTTCCCGCGGCGATCGGGATGTCCCTTTTATCGGGTCCGATTTTGGATTCGATTTATTTCGGAGGAAAATGGGATCATCTTGCGACTCACACGGCGGTTTTACCTTTGATTTTCTATTCGATCGCGATTCCTTTTTTTAGCATCAATAAGATTCTGATCTCTTCGTACTACGCGTTTCAAGATACAAAAACCCCTCTGAAAATTCAGTCGGCATCGTTTACGATCAATATCATCTTGAATCTTTCCTTAGTTTGGTTTTTAAAGCATTCGGCGATTGCCCTGGCTTCTGCGATCTCCGCTTCGATTACGTTTTTCTTACTCGGATTCCTCTTGAAAAAACACAGAGTCGAATTCCCTTGGTTTTCGTTGTTGAAAAAAGTTTCAAAGATGATTCTTCCTTTTTTTATTTTGGGAACGTATTTGATCTTTCACAATTTATTCTTATATTCACCGATTCTAAACTACCTAGAAGAGGGTGGTGTGAGTTATGCACAAGCGTCCCGAATCAATCTTTGTCTCGTAATTTTTCCCGCGATGATACTTTTTTTCGTTTCCAGTCTTGTTTTCCGGGTGGAAGGGATATACCTTTTGGTGGGCAGGTTTCGCAAAAAACATCGGGTCGCCTAA
- a CDS encoding STAS domain-containing protein codes for MEIRSRLSGNILKLKLKGKLDASSAEDFYSYLKSKWEEGTRKFLFSCEELEYIESEGISVLARFENFLKNRGASSAYCAFNEECKTLLSFLGFGKTIAFFEDPSRAEEYLSMIKVQDERSSKKESSPISRIKRNTPIQFYSSDKNVSPIPRSGSGGSHSVYIPEIRTVPEFEVSPSENSETEPKEVSVSEVGSREHGLSSQSQRREAFLEEEETHSSSKPPLSKEQESSAPEESASSSYSAKVVLEEAIQIEKRFPKRIIYCGACSSRIRVSKQGRYQCPACQIQFDLNAMGGVRYLEKLLGNL; via the coding sequence GTGGAAATCCGATCCAGACTTTCCGGGAATATTCTCAAGCTCAAGTTGAAGGGGAAACTCGACGCTTCGAGCGCGGAGGATTTTTATTCTTATCTAAAATCGAAATGGGAAGAAGGAACCAGGAAATTTTTATTTTCCTGCGAGGAACTCGAATATATCGAATCCGAAGGGATCAGCGTTCTCGCTCGTTTCGAGAACTTTTTGAAAAACAGAGGCGCTTCTTCCGCCTATTGCGCGTTCAACGAAGAATGCAAAACGTTACTCAGCTTTCTCGGTTTCGGGAAGACGATCGCCTTTTTCGAGGATCCTTCCCGCGCGGAAGAATATCTTTCGATGATCAAAGTTCAGGACGAAAGAAGTTCTAAAAAGGAATCTTCGCCGATTTCCCGGATCAAACGAAATACTCCGATTCAGTTTTATTCTTCCGATAAAAACGTTTCTCCAATTCCTCGTTCCGGTTCCGGCGGTTCTCATTCGGTCTATATTCCCGAAATTCGGACCGTTCCGGAATTCGAAGTCTCTCCTTCGGAAAACTCGGAAACCGAGCCGAAGGAAGTTTCGGTTTCGGAAGTGGGTTCTCGCGAGCACGGACTTTCGAGCCAGTCCCAAAGAAGAGAAGCGTTTTTGGAAGAAGAGGAAACCCATTCTTCTTCGAAGCCGCCGCTTTCCAAGGAGCAAGAATCGAGCGCCCCCGAGGAATCCGCGTCTTCGTCTTATTCTGCCAAAGTAGTGCTGGAAGAGGCGATTCAAATCGAAAAACGTTTTCCCAAAAGAATCATCTATTGTGGTGCTTGTAGTAGTCGTATTCGAGTTTCCAAACAGGGAAGATACCAATGTCCGGCGTGTCAGATTCAGTTTGACCTAAATGCCATGGGCGGAGTTCGATACCTAGAAAAACTTCTAGGAAACCTTTAG
- a CDS encoding LIC_12071 family protein: MGLREVRRVKIFKSIFYFLLLLIVCEAVALGAVAWSFLESSLASFELLKIASDNRARDTLGTLAKAAENSGVDRNFDDMNFVFNRMTKLSEKDTDGYTIKEIFLMNDAGIVLAHSNPEYLQEDLKKRKPVTLYQEALYTRAFRLRKWQIGIPVLMGEKKEVVAKSGFFSKLAGYFPEINEPEILLSAAVFHPTKLERVAAIHMIYDRGNFRTFVSKQTELLEWLVRNYSLIALGAALFLEFVYLLLTLGNSTRQSVPDLSSRPLVEKVSHSSEMNVPVLARKSSPLDSLPIPGTLGKEEASKVEEVVSAPVSVAPVLTAAPISTPQIASVVTQPIESSPVTHAPVSHSEPGITTVQPTIVPSKEEVLDAIYLG; this comes from the coding sequence ATTGGTTTAAGAGAGGTCAGAAGAGTGAAGATTTTCAAAAGTATATTCTATTTTCTTTTATTGCTGATCGTCTGCGAAGCGGTCGCGCTCGGAGCCGTGGCCTGGTCGTTTTTAGAATCTTCTCTGGCTTCTTTTGAACTCTTAAAGATCGCTTCCGATAACAGAGCCCGCGATACGTTAGGCACTCTTGCAAAAGCCGCGGAAAACTCCGGAGTGGATCGAAACTTCGATGATATGAACTTTGTTTTTAACAGAATGACGAAGTTATCCGAAAAAGACACCGACGGTTATACGATCAAAGAAATCTTTTTAATGAACGACGCGGGAATCGTCCTCGCTCATTCCAATCCGGAATATCTTCAGGAAGATTTGAAAAAGAGAAAACCGGTGACACTCTATCAGGAAGCTCTTTATACAAGGGCATTTCGTCTTCGGAAATGGCAGATCGGTATTCCGGTTCTGATGGGTGAAAAAAAAGAAGTCGTTGCCAAGAGCGGATTTTTTTCCAAACTCGCGGGTTATTTTCCCGAGATTAACGAACCCGAAATTCTTCTTTCTGCCGCCGTCTTTCATCCAACAAAACTCGAACGAGTCGCCGCGATTCATATGATCTACGATCGTGGAAACTTTCGTACCTTTGTTTCGAAACAAACCGAACTCCTCGAATGGTTGGTTCGAAATTATTCTCTGATTGCTCTCGGCGCCGCCTTATTCTTAGAATTCGTGTATCTCCTTTTGACCTTGGGCAATTCCACGAGACAATCGGTTCCTGATTTGAGCTCGAGGCCTCTCGTGGAAAAGGTCTCTCATTCTTCCGAAATGAATGTTCCGGTTCTTGCGAGAAAATCGAGTCCTCTCGATTCTCTTCCGATTCCGGGAACTCTTGGAAAAGAGGAGGCTTCGAAAGTGGAAGAGGTTGTTTCCGCTCCGGTTTCAGTGGCTCCCGTGTTAACGGCGGCACCGATTTCGACTCCGCAAATCGCGTCCGTAGTCACACAACCGATCGAGTCTTCTCCCGTCACACACGCTCCGGTTTCCCATTCGGAACCGGGCATCACGACGGTTCAACCGACGATCGTCCCTTCGAAAGAAGAAGTTTTGGACGCGATCTACTTAGGATAA
- the lipB gene encoding lipoyl(octanoyl) transferase LipB, whose protein sequence is MIELKGEFPYLRYVELQEKFRRFRKECVLFLEHGPTITGGINYNLENLLLGKDFLESQGIEIHFIQRGGDFTAHEPGQLVIYSHVDLKKRNLSIRSYLENFLGALQDAALKTWNLPLVTDPDSPGLYLSSDPSKKICSIGVNFKSFFTSYGVAFNVNNDFKAFRCIHPCGRNWLDMTSVERLGLDSGISKRSQFLSEVRKNLNSFLLSSENAVSL, encoded by the coding sequence ATGATCGAACTGAAAGGAGAATTTCCATACCTTCGTTATGTGGAATTGCAGGAAAAATTTCGCCGATTTCGGAAAGAATGTGTTCTGTTTTTAGAACACGGTCCCACGATCACCGGCGGAATCAATTATAATCTTGAGAATCTCCTCTTAGGGAAAGATTTTCTGGAATCCCAAGGAATTGAGATCCATTTTATCCAGAGGGGCGGGGATTTTACCGCTCACGAACCGGGCCAACTCGTGATCTATTCTCACGTGGATTTGAAAAAACGAAACCTTTCCATTCGCTCTTATCTGGAGAATTTTTTGGGCGCCTTACAAGACGCCGCGCTAAAAACCTGGAATTTGCCCCTTGTTACCGATCCGGATTCTCCCGGACTCTATCTTTCATCCGACCCTTCGAAAAAGATCTGTTCGATCGGCGTGAACTTTAAGTCTTTTTTTACGAGTTACGGAGTCGCGTTTAACGTGAACAACGATTTCAAAGCGTTTCGTTGTATCCATCCCTGCGGTAGAAACTGGTTGGATATGACGAGTGTGGAACGGCTCGGTTTGGATTCCGGAATTTCGAAACGCAGTCAATTTCTTTCCGAGGTTCGAAAGAATCTGAATTCCTTTCTTCTTTCTTCCGAAAACGCGGTTTCTCTCTGA
- a CDS encoding type II toxin-antitoxin system antitoxin SocA domain-containing protein, with the protein MEKLLEVISFILQKSPNGRDRLSLSKLIYYADGVYFQKNAKLITNQTYIHLEDSPCALDFQSALLHLRKNGLIDIKPRLTEKGISGFQIVWTGDPGEEAVDLNRQEKRIIRKILENFKNAVYDENRVYPNLYENYIISPLFAEIPFSMDTLNTKIHFFKRKTLLNISGKIFKVLFSE; encoded by the coding sequence ATGGAAAAACTTTTAGAAGTCATCTCTTTTATCCTACAAAAATCCCCGAATGGAAGGGACCGTTTGTCCCTTTCCAAGCTGATCTACTACGCGGACGGGGTTTACTTCCAAAAAAATGCGAAACTGATCACAAATCAGACTTATATCCATTTGGAAGATTCTCCTTGCGCTTTAGATTTTCAGTCGGCGTTGCTTCATCTGAGAAAAAACGGTCTAATAGATATCAAGCCCAGACTTACGGAAAAAGGAATCTCGGGATTTCAGATCGTTTGGACGGGAGATCCCGGAGAAGAGGCGGTCGATCTCAATCGACAGGAGAAACGAATCATTCGCAAAATTTTGGAAAATTTTAAGAATGCGGTCTACGACGAGAATCGGGTCTATCCGAATCTCTATGAAAACTACATCATTTCCCCACTTTTTGCGGAAATTCCATTCAGCATGGATACCTTAAATACCAAAATTCACTTTTTTAAGCGGAAAACGCTTTTAAATATCTCCGGTAAAATTTTTAAGGTACTATTTAGTGAATAA
- the panD gene encoding aspartate 1-decarboxylase, translating to MKGKIHRATVTDADLNYEGSLTVDMDLVDAAGMRVYEKVSVVNVNNGARFETYIIEGKRGSGEICLNGAAARLGMKGDKVIIITYAQVEEKELPSNYSPKVVHVDENNRKR from the coding sequence ATGAAAGGTAAAATCCACCGGGCTACGGTAACGGACGCGGACCTGAACTATGAAGGCAGTCTGACCGTGGACATGGATCTCGTGGACGCGGCAGGAATGCGGGTCTATGAGAAGGTTTCCGTTGTGAACGTCAACAATGGAGCCCGTTTCGAGACCTATATCATCGAAGGAAAGCGCGGATCCGGAGAGATTTGTCTCAATGGAGCGGCCGCGAGACTCGGGATGAAGGGTGACAAGGTCATTATTATCACCTACGCACAAGTGGAAGAGAAAGAACTTCCCTCTAATTACTCCCCAAAAGTAGTTCACGTTGACGAAAATAACCGGAAACGGTAA
- a CDS encoding SBBP repeat-containing protein yields MKTAVFKILLQDPTSFCGTSLSISTKPPVINNTGLRQWSTLLGVAGATTNSFGVASDDSGNVYVSGFSNGNLDGHPLVGLFDIFVAKYDNVGNKLWSRTLGVAASNTSVTGVVSDSTGNVYSTGKTNGNLDGQLLSGIQDLFLVKYDTSGNKQWTRLLGAPGTQTSSNAVALDSLGNVFVAGDVNNNLDGQVITGSPDLFVVKYDSAGNKQWTRLLGAAGANTSAFGVATDSSGNVYLTGSTFGNLDGQALTGTQDLFVVKYDGAGNKQWTRLLGSLTGSSLTAAFGIVFDRTSNAVYTTGATGTNLDGQTLTGNQDLFIVKYDLSGTRQWTRLLGDLGATQTAFGISSDSFGNVFATGFSSGGFDGKPPIGAQDLFVVKYDNNGNKEWSILDGAVGVSSTNGNGIRSDVFGNLYVTGFTNGSLDGLAPIGLQDFFLIQYK; encoded by the coding sequence TTGAAAACCGCAGTTTTTAAAATTCTTCTGCAAGATCCGACTTCGTTTTGTGGAACGAGTCTTTCCATTTCTACAAAACCTCCGGTCATCAATAATACCGGATTGCGACAATGGTCCACACTTTTGGGTGTTGCGGGCGCAACCACGAATTCGTTCGGTGTTGCTTCGGACGATTCCGGAAACGTTTATGTCAGCGGTTTTTCAAACGGGAATCTGGACGGACATCCTTTGGTCGGGCTTTTCGATATTTTCGTAGCGAAATACGATAACGTCGGAAACAAACTTTGGAGCCGTACTTTGGGTGTGGCCGCTTCCAATACTTCGGTAACCGGCGTCGTTTCGGATTCTACGGGTAACGTTTATTCTACCGGTAAAACAAACGGAAACTTGGACGGGCAACTCCTTTCGGGCATCCAAGACCTTTTCCTCGTCAAGTATGATACCTCCGGAAACAAACAGTGGACCCGTCTTTTGGGAGCGCCCGGCACACAGACTTCCTCCAATGCGGTGGCGCTCGATTCTTTGGGTAACGTTTTTGTCGCAGGGGATGTGAACAATAATTTGGACGGTCAGGTGATCACTGGGAGTCCGGATCTTTTTGTCGTAAAGTATGACAGCGCGGGAAACAAACAGTGGACGAGGCTATTGGGAGCGGCGGGCGCGAATACGAGTGCCTTTGGAGTCGCAACGGATTCTTCCGGGAACGTTTATTTGACCGGGTCCACGTTTGGAAACTTGGACGGTCAGGCATTGACCGGAACTCAGGATCTTTTTGTCGTCAAGTATGACGGAGCCGGGAATAAACAATGGACGAGACTTTTGGGAAGTCTGACCGGTTCTTCTTTGACAGCCGCTTTCGGGATCGTGTTCGATAGAACGTCTAACGCCGTTTATACGACAGGGGCTACGGGAACGAACCTCGATGGACAAACGTTGACCGGCAATCAGGATCTCTTTATCGTAAAGTATGATCTTTCGGGCACTCGACAATGGACCCGTCTTTTGGGCGATCTTGGCGCCACACAAACCGCCTTTGGAATTTCTTCCGATTCTTTTGGAAACGTTTTTGCAACGGGATTTTCCAGCGGAGGTTTTGATGGGAAGCCACCCATCGGAGCTCAGGACCTTTTTGTGGTAAAATACGATAACAACGGAAACAAAGAATGGTCCATTTTAGACGGGGCAGTTGGAGTTTCCAGTACGAATGGAAACGGGATTCGTTCCGATGTATTCGGAAATCTTTACGTCACCGGCTTTACGAACGGAAGTTTGGACGGCTTGGCTCCGATCGGACTCCAAGACTTTTTTCTCATCCAATACAAGTAA
- a CDS encoding HDOD domain-containing protein codes for MLNIPELTDTLLNGKDIDIEYKFVSEEDHQQLYNLLLNILGKIDRLFLTEVISTILKEILMNANKANAKRIFFLKKNLDIHNADQYAKGMRTFQQEITHHWDDQKESLINSNFQIHLRAKMINNSLAILVENDAALLPQETERIKKRIESARKYNDLSDAFMDISDSQESAGLGLVLIQLLLKNSGIGSDKFKVDTDGKLTRATLVVPQQIVPIDITTKLKERILAEIEGLPPLPNTLTRIISLCNNPDSDLTIIANEIEKNPALSVDLLKLSNSAGFASRNKVNTIVQAVKVVGLKNVRNLLYVSGVRKIMDGRYAKLQEVWNHSNMCSFFIRHIAGRGGMTRVADIAAAGALLHDLGKFILLSLDQKLFIKLSNYQKDRDFGSSTILEEISIGISHPTLGGLLAKKWDFPPDLVQMIEFHHRPFMTMGSVYHDLVELVYLANMMVDCIDKKASFFTIDETILQKYDLTDKKTFEETCEKLRKLYNIARMEN; via the coding sequence ATGCTCAACATACCGGAACTTACAGACACTCTTCTCAACGGAAAGGATATAGATATCGAGTATAAATTCGTATCGGAAGAGGATCACCAACAGCTCTATAATTTATTGCTCAATATTTTAGGAAAGATCGACCGGCTCTTTCTCACGGAAGTAATTTCCACGATTCTAAAAGAAATTCTGATGAACGCGAACAAGGCCAACGCAAAAAGAATTTTCTTTTTGAAGAAGAATTTGGACATTCACAACGCGGATCAATACGCAAAAGGAATGAGAACCTTTCAACAGGAAATCACACATCACTGGGACGACCAAAAAGAAAGCCTGATCAACAGCAATTTTCAGATTCACCTTCGAGCGAAAATGATCAACAATAGCCTCGCGATTCTTGTGGAGAACGACGCCGCTCTTCTTCCCCAAGAAACCGAAAGAATAAAAAAAAGAATCGAATCCGCAAGAAAATACAACGATCTTTCCGATGCGTTTATGGATATTTCGGATTCCCAGGAAAGCGCGGGCCTCGGTTTAGTCCTCATTCAATTGCTCTTAAAAAATTCAGGAATCGGTTCGGATAAATTCAAAGTGGATACGGACGGAAAACTCACGAGGGCCACGCTCGTCGTTCCGCAACAGATCGTTCCGATCGACATCACGACCAAACTCAAAGAAAGAATTCTGGCGGAGATCGAAGGACTTCCTCCTCTTCCAAACACTCTGACTCGAATCATCTCCCTCTGCAACAATCCGGATTCGGATTTGACGATCATCGCAAACGAAATCGAAAAAAATCCTGCCTTGAGCGTGGATCTTTTAAAACTCTCGAACTCGGCCGGATTCGCGAGTAGAAACAAAGTCAACACGATCGTACAGGCGGTCAAGGTGGTGGGACTAAAGAACGTTCGAAACCTTCTCTACGTTTCCGGAGTTCGTAAGATCATGGATGGACGTTATGCGAAACTGCAAGAAGTGTGGAACCATTCCAATATGTGTAGTTTTTTTATCCGTCATATCGCCGGTCGAGGAGGAATGACTAGGGTGGCCGATATCGCCGCGGCGGGGGCGCTTTTGCACGACCTCGGAAAGTTTATCCTTCTTTCTTTGGATCAGAAACTCTTTATCAAGTTATCCAATTATCAAAAAGACAGGGACTTCGGAAGTTCCACGATCTTGGAAGAGATTTCGATCGGAATTTCCCATCCGACTCTAGGAGGACTTCTCGCAAAAAAGTGGGACTTTCCTCCGGATCTCGTGCAGATGATAGAATTTCATCACAGACCGTTTATGACGATGGGAAGCGTCTATCACGACTTAGTCGAACTCGTATATCTCGCAAATATGATGGTGGATTGTATCGATAAAAAGGCTTCCTTTTTCACGATTGACGAAACCATACTTCAAAAATACGATCTCACGGATAAAAAGACATTCGAAGAAACTTGCGAAAAACTCAGAAAGCTTTACAACATCGCAAGAATGGAGAACTAA
- a CDS encoding ABC transporter ATP-binding protein yields the protein MKSDSLLSLEEVSYKPTGKIILDKVSFRILEHEHCVLLGRNGAGKSTVVNLIYGMIWATSGTIRLFQETYGETAIQELRKKIGILDASQQENALQRKLTVFDVILTGLFHTIGYYRDPNPEEEKKALQILEDADLLSKKDQFYVTLSSGEKKKILFLRSLVSEPDLLILDEPCSSLDLTAREDFLGFLKRYHSQRKFTSLYITHRPEEIPEFYTKAVLLKEGRVLNAGPIEESFTEEHLQELYDLSLKVKRINGTWSVIPKRNESNTAHSRIPF from the coding sequence TTGAAATCGGATTCCCTACTCTCCCTCGAAGAAGTCAGTTATAAACCGACCGGTAAGATCATCTTAGACAAGGTCAGCTTTCGGATTCTCGAACACGAACACTGTGTCCTACTGGGAAGAAACGGAGCCGGGAAAAGCACCGTAGTCAATCTAATCTACGGAATGATCTGGGCGACATCCGGAACGATCCGGCTCTTCCAAGAAACCTACGGAGAAACGGCCATCCAAGAACTCAGAAAAAAAATCGGGATCTTAGACGCTTCTCAACAAGAAAACGCACTCCAAAGAAAACTGACCGTCTTCGACGTGATACTCACCGGACTCTTTCATACGATCGGATACTACAGAGATCCAAATCCGGAAGAAGAAAAAAAAGCCCTTCAAATCTTAGAGGACGCAGATCTACTTTCCAAAAAGGACCAATTCTACGTTACGCTCTCCTCTGGAGAAAAGAAAAAGATTTTGTTCTTAAGAAGTCTTGTAAGCGAGCCCGACCTTTTGATTTTGGACGAACCCTGCTCCTCTTTGGATCTGACGGCGAGAGAGGATTTTTTAGGATTTCTAAAACGATATCATTCTCAGAGAAAATTTACATCTCTGTACATCACACATCGACCGGAAGAAATCCCCGAATTCTATACAAAGGCCGTGTTGTTAAAAGAGGGAAGGGTTCTAAACGCCGGACCGATCGAAGAATCCTTTACGGAGGAACACCTTCAGGAACTCTACGACCTTTCCTTAAAAGTAAAAAGAATCAACGGAACCTGGTCCGTCATACCAAAAAGAAACGAATCAAACACTGCACATTCAAGAATTCCTTTTTAA
- a CDS encoding LIC10421/LIC12816 family protein, with product MNTTKLISVISLLGFLTASSVFAVSEEVEDQLLEKAIVESAVTKEQKTAVGNYLRAVAQQKAQRADELRELARRSTGGKFLASNAQSQKYIKQAQMLERENARYQALLGNF from the coding sequence ATGAACACAACTAAACTGATTTCTGTAATTTCCCTTTTGGGCTTTCTGACTGCAAGTTCCGTTTTCGCCGTTTCAGAAGAAGTGGAAGATCAACTCTTGGAAAAAGCAATCGTAGAAAGCGCCGTAACAAAAGAACAGAAAACCGCAGTGGGAAATTACTTAAGAGCAGTGGCTCAACAAAAAGCGCAAAGAGCGGATGAGTTGAGAGAACTTGCAAGAAGATCTACCGGTGGTAAGTTTCTCGCAAGCAACGCTCAGTCCCAAAAATATATCAAACAAGCTCAAATGTTGGAAAGAGAAAACGCAAGATACCAAGCACTTCTTGGTAACTTCTGA